One stretch of Tachysurus fulvidraco isolate hzauxx_2018 chromosome 12, HZAU_PFXX_2.0, whole genome shotgun sequence DNA includes these proteins:
- the rcor1 gene encoding REST corepressor 1: MPAMLEKGTTEMSGKRRGRNSVNNPAKSFTSNGNSNNSWEEGSSPSSSDDEHGAGGMRVGPQFQAVVPDYDPEVAKASQERDNLGMLVWIPNQTLSETKLDEYIAIAKEKHGYNMEQALGMLFWHKHNIEKSLADLPNFTPFPDEWTVEDKVLFEQGFSFHGKTFHRIQQMLPDKSIASLVRFYYSWKKTRSKTSVMDRHARKQKRDREESDDEAEETTLISPGDTEIESKKEEKKEGSSGPEKQEPKPALVQKTVPLSDKPAHIKKEAPGPRNHHRSKRKPPKGMHLNQSDVTAMSSSGPAAASVLRQLDMELIGIKRQIQSIKQINSALRDALETGVEDFRPPEVNQKFNTRWTTEEQLLAVQAIRKYGRDFQAISDVIGNKSVVQVKNFFVNYRRRFNLDEVLQEWEAEHGVEASKSSEEEKMEVSSEEGTTTPVPPEDQKEEPMPTEAQTPSAS, encoded by the exons ATGCCCGCGATGTTAGAAAAGGGTACGACGGAGATGTCGGGGAAGAGAAGGGGCAGAAACTCGGTGAATAATCCGGCGAAAAGTTTTACTTCGAACGGCAACAGTAACAATTCTTGGGAGGAAGGAAGTTCGCCTTCCTCTAGTGATGACGAGCACG GTGCAGGAGGGATGCGAGTCGGCCCACAGTTTCAGGCTGTAGTTCCAGATTACGACCCCG AAGTGGCCAAGGCAAGCCAGGAAAGAGATAATCTGGGGATGTTGGTGTGGATTCCTAACCAGACTCTGTCTGAGACTAAAT tggatgaGTATATTGCAATAGCTAAAGAGAAGCATGGGTACAACATGGAACAG GCATTGGGAATGCTTTTCtggcacaaacacaacatagaGAAGTCTTTAGCCGACCTGCCCAACTTCACCCCTTTCCCTGACGAATGGACAGTAGAGGACAAAGTGCTGTTTGAACAAGGTTTCAGCTTTCACGGCAAAACCTTCCACCGCATTCAACAAATG cTTCCAGACAAATCAATCGCAAGCCTTGTGCGATTCTATTATTCCTGGAAGAAAACACGCAGCAAGACCAGTGTCATGGACCGCCATGCACGCAAACAGAAGAGGGATCGAGAGGAGAG tgatgaTGAGGCTGAAGAGACAACCCTCATCTCCCCAGGTGACACAGAAATTGAAtcaaagaaagaggaaaaaaaagag gGTTCATCTGGACCTGAGAAACAGGAACCCAAACCTGCACTTGTCCAGAAG ACAGTACCTCTCTCAGACAAGCCAGCTCACATTAAAAAGGAAGCACCAGGTCCAAGAAACCACCACCGATCCAAGAGAAAGCCTCCCAAAGGCATGCACCTGAACCAGAGTGACGTGACCGCCATGTCGAGCAGCGGCCCAGCCGCCGCCAGCGTCCTCAGGCAGCTGGACATGGAGCTCATCGGCATTAAACGACAG ATCCAGAGCATCAAACAGATCAACAGCGCCTTAAGAGATGCACTCGAAACAGGGGTAGAGGATTTTCGACCTCCTGAG GTGAATCAGAAATTTAACACACGCTGGACTACAGAGGAGCAGCTTCTTGCTGTACAAG CTATAAGGAAATACGGAAGGGATTTTCAGGCCATTTCCGATGTGATCGGCAACAAGTCTGTGGTGCAGGTGAAGAACTTCTTCGTAAACTACCGTCGCCGCTTCAATCTGGATGAGGTGCTGCAGGAGTGGGAGGCGGAGCACGGCGTGGAAGCCTCCAAGAGCTCGGAGGAAGAGAAGATGGAGGTGTCGTCTGAGGAAGGAACCACCACACCTGTACCACCAGAGGACCAGAAGGAG GAACCGATGCCCACAGAAGCACAGACCCCCTCGGCCTCCTGA
- the traf3 gene encoding TNF receptor-associated factor 3 — protein MSLPHRVDGREPQIALQQQQSFLPQRGGFQDHFVMHPEPKYCCEHCHMVLCKPRQTECGHRFCESCIIQLLSKTNPVCPADMEPLSPEKIFRDVCCHREIMTLKVYCRSAKNGCKEQMSLQQVTDHLNMCEYFEVPCPLCKEKIMRKDVSEHLSHKCKYRETTCEFCKHKMALTELQKHKETVCPAFPVSCPNHCSFPSILRSELSIHQQDCPKAQVTCSFFRFGCNFKGLNQEIREHESSFASEHLRLMMARSNTLEAKVEDVKSELLERYAVLPGLSSRLTEVEEQYKEMREKYRQVEQKLSSMQKLMSAHSEKLLEVEMELRDLRSLRSMREEVEALRGAVESMRSVVASLDTVRSSPGSHTLTSLETELSRHDELLSVHDIRLADMDLKLQVLETASFNGTLIWKIRDYKRRKQEAVASKTLSLYSQPFYTGYFGYKMCARVYLNGDGMGKGTHLSLFFVVMRGEYDALLPWPFRQKVTLMLMDQGPARKHLGDAFKPDPNSSSFRRPTGEMNIASGCPLFVAQTVLENGTYIKDDTIFIKVTVDTSDLPDP, from the exons ATGTCCTTGCCGCACCGTGTGGACGGGCGGGAGCCGCAGATTGctctgcagcagcagcagtcctTCCTCCCGCAGCGTGGTGGTtttcaggaccactttgtcatgCATCCTGAGCCCAAGTACTGCTGCGAGCACTGTCACATGGTGCTGTGTAAACCTCGGCAGACCGAGTGCGGACACCGCTTCTGCGAAAGCTGCATTATCCAGCTGCTTAG TAAAACGAATCCGGTGTGCCCAGCTGATATGGAGCCATTGTCTCCAGAAAAA ATATTTCGTGATGTTTGCTGCCATAGAGAGATCATGACACTGAAAGTCTACTGCCGCAGCGCGAAAAACGGATGTAAAGAACAAATGAGTTTACAGCAGGTTACG GACCATCTGAACATGTGTGAGTACTTTGAGGTGCCGTGTCCGTTGTGTAAAGAGAAGATTATGAGGAAGGACGTGTCTGAACACTTGAGCCACAAATGCAAATACCGTGAGACCACCTGTGAATTCTGCAAACACAAAATGGCCTTAACGGAACTACAG AAACACAAAGAAACTGTCTGTCCTGCATTTCCAGTATCATGCCCCAATCATTGTTCGTTTCCATCCATTTTAAGAAGCGAG CTGTCCATTCACCAGCAAGATTGTCCAAAGGCTCAAGTCACATGCTCCTTCTTTCGTTTTGGCTGCAACTTCAAG GGTTTGAACCAGGAAATTAGGGAGCACGAGTCAAGCTTTGCCTCAGAACACTTGCGACTGATGATGGCCAGAAGCAATACTCTAGAGGCCAAG GTGGAGGACGTCAAGAGCGAGCTGCTGGAGCGCTACGCGGTTCTCCCGGGTCTGAGCAGTCGTCTAACAGAAGTGGAGGAACAGTAcaaggagatgagagagaaatatCGACAAGTGGAGCAGAAACTCTCCAGCATGCAG AAGCTAATGAGCGCACACTCTGAGAAACTGCTGGAGGTGGAGATGGAGCTGAGGGATCTGCGGTCATTAAGGTCCATGCGGGAGGAAGTGGAAGCTCTGAGGGGTGCCGTGGAGAGCATGCGCTCTGTCGTAGCGTCGCTCGACACTGTCCGAAGCAGTCCAGGTTCCCACACGCTAA CCTCATTAGAGACAGAGCTGTCACGGCATGATGAGCTGCTCAGTGTGCATGACATTCGTTTGGCTGACATGGACCTGAAGCTGCAGGTGCTGGAGACAGCCAGCTTCAATGGAACTCTTATTTGGAAGATTCGTGACTACAAACGGCGCAAGCAAGAAGCGGTGGCTTCTAAAACGTTGTCGCTTTACAGCCAGCCCTTCTATACTGGCTATTTTGGCTACAAGATGTGTGCACGTGTTTATCTGAACGGTGACGGCATGGGGAAGGGCACCCACCTGTCGCTGTTCTTTGTGGTGATGCGTGGTGAGTATGATGCGCTGCTGCCATGGCCTTTTCGCCAAAAAGTGACACTCATGCTAATGGACCAGGGTCCTGCACGCAAGCACTTGGGCGATGCCTTCAAGCCTGACccaaacagcagcagcttccGGCGGCCAACAGGGGAGATGAACATTGCATCGGGCTGTCCGCTCTTTGTCGCCCAGACCGTTCTGGAGAACGGCACCTacatcaaagatgacaccatcTTCATCAAGGTCACAGTGGACACTTCAGACCTGCCTGACCCATGA